ACACGCTGTACTCCACTTCATCCAAATTAAATTTGCGAATGGCATACAAATATCCAACTTGGGAGTCACCTGGAaagacatacaaaaataaggtATGAGgaaatttgttgaaaaattcaataaatgtgaaagataATATAACTGGCAAGTGATGCTGGATATCATGGATCTTTCAACATGAGaagtttagaaaatatttatctaatatttactatttatgtatatgtgtacATTTCGTGATCGTACCTAAAGGTCATAAAGGTAGgtcttaaaaaaacaaagttcaATAGCGTTAAAAGCATATTTAGAAATGGTGACTACGTATCTTGTCAATGACAATAATGCAATTATTGTAGTGATTTACCATAACAACCATCGCctaaacctaaaaaaaaaaacaaatactttcTCATTCTGTTCAAGTTTATACTGAAATTACAAGTCATTAAATTTTGTGCCTCTATCGGAAAAGTATGTTTAATTAAGTGTTACCTTTTCTATTATCAAATATGGCAATTTTTAAACCCGAAGCTTACCCGAACCTAAGTAGGTAggcaaataaaaagtaatatctcttttaattttataaaaatgtaattaaattatgtaggtaatatgtttcattcattatgtttcaatattttctggactaatttcgtttattaaaaattatattaactgtCAAAACTATGGCTATATCAATATCTTTGAATCTCTCGTACTCATACACGGCAAACAATTGTCTAGGCTTATCGCTTAAAGTTCATTAACACGATAACTGTTTATATGTGACGTGACAACATACGCGGACTTGATGCTTTTATTGTTATCGTTTCTTGAGAATTAGATCCCATTTAACCTGTTACTATGTCATGTGCGAAATTATGATTAACACTGGCTGGCAGATCTTGTACATgagtcataaatttttttggaaattttcAAACGGAAAACTAAGTTctcataagtatatatatcgATAATTTTTTGTCTCATCAATGACTTAACATATCAAACTGAAATTATAACCAAGCTAAAAAAAACTCCCGTATTTCTATCGTGTAAAAGTCCTGTAAAATCAAACTTATTGATCAATGtggacaaaatatattataaccataagagtatttttattgaccTAGAATCATAAAATTTGACAAACGAGGTTCATGTATGGAAAATAATCtgaaaactataaaatgtatctatCTCTACTACTCTCTGTAGTATATGCAATACTATaagattacttttaaatatttaaatgtgatcAAATTTCCATTCTTTTccatatgtacatataaacaaaaaaatatcgtatagATCGATCAGATTCTGTATCTGTGTGTGTCTACAAACCTCGGTATGCAAGTCTTAATTGCATTTGGCcatgtttttaatgttcatatattttaaaactagatTATTCCTAACATATGTCTAAGAAATGGAGTGGAAGTTTAAATCAGAAAACAGTTGCATCAAAATGTTTAGAAGAATGTCCGCTACATAATGACTACCAAGCAATATTNNNNNNNNNNNNNNNNNNNNNNNNNNNNNNNNNNNNNNNNNNNNNNNNNNNNNNNNNNNNNNNNNNNNNNNNNNNNNNNNNNNNNNNNNNNNNNNNNNNNNNNNNNNNNNNNNNNNNNNNNNNNNNNNNNNNNNNNNNNNNNNNNNNNNNNNNNNNNNNNNNNNNNNNNNNNNNNNNNNNNNNNNNNNNNNNNNNNNNNNNNNNNNNNNNNNNNNNNNNNNNNNNNNNNNNNNNNNNNNNNNNNNNNNNNNNNNNNNNNNNNNNNNNNNNNNNNNNNNNNNNNNNNNNNNNNNNNNNNNNNNNNNNNNNNNNNNNNNNNNNNNNNNNNNNNNNNNNNNNNNNNNNNNNNNNNNNNNNNNNNNNNNNNNNNNNNNNNNNNNNNNNNNNNNNNNNNNNNNNNNNNNNNNNNNNNNNNNNNNNNNNNNNNNNNNNNNNNNNNNNNNNNNNNNNNNNNNNNNNNNNNNNNNNNNNNNNNNNNNNNNNNNNNNNNNNNNNNNNNNNNNNNNNNNNNNNNNNNNNNNNNNNNNNNNNNNNNNNNNNNNNNNNNNNNNNNNNNNNNNNNNNNNNNNNNNNNNNNNNNNNNNNNNNNNNNNNNNNNNNNNNNNNNNNNNNNNNNNNNNNNNNNNNNNNNNNNNNNNNNNNNNNNNNNNNNNNNNNNNNNNNNNNNNNNNNNNNNNNNNNNNNNNNNNNNNNNNNNNNNNNNNNNNNNNNNNNNNNNNNNNNNNNNNNNNNNNNNNNNNNNNNNNNNNNNNNNNNNNNNNNNNNNNNNNNNNNNNNNNNNNNNNNNNNNNNNNNNNNNNNNNNNNNNNNNNNNNNNNNNNNNNNNNNNNNNNNNNNNNNNNNNNNNNNNNNNNNNNNNNNNNNNNNNNNNNNNNNNNNNNNNNNNNNNNNNNNNNNNNNNNNNNNNNNNNNNNNNNNNNNNNNNNNNNNNNNNNNNNNNNNNNNNNNNNNNNNNNNNNNNNNNNNNNNNNNNNNNNNNNNNNNNNNNNNNNNNNNNNNNAGTATAACTTCTGGGTCCTATGTAACTTCCTCAGTTATCATACTTCAGGATCACATCCCACCTCGAAATATAAATTCGAGGCTGCTAGACGAGTGTAGAATGATTCTAAACTCAAGTTCAAGGTTATTTTGTAGCGTGTAGCAAGAATTTATGTAACACGCAGATTGTATAATCAAGACAAGAACACGTTTTGCATCGCAGCGATTGCTTCATTCTAATCGCTAACCTCCATATTAGAAATTGGAATAATTCATGTTTTATCTTTGCAAATCTTACTATGTACGTTATGTAAGCGAACTATCCGTTTGGATTCggcgatttaaatatttagtgtaAGTGAGCCtaggtaaattaataaagtataagacatattctaattattatttaaacattaatatagtaTACTCGATCAACAAATATGATGAATATTATaggcatattaaaataagaaaatgtaaaattcgTTTACGAAGATGGGTCTCTCAAATAtccacattattattaaattcaaattatagtcctaatgtcaaaaataagatttttggTATAGTTTTCTAAAAACTCTTTCtgacttattttataagtgcAGATCTAACCCATATTTGCATAATGAAGTCCATCAGTCAATTTAAATAAGGTCACTAGCTCTCTAGGAAGGAATTCTACCTAATTACGTACTCGATTTTTAATGAGTTCTAACGGAATGGATTAACTTGGATGCAGTAGATGCGATTGCAAATTACTTTGAATTGCGGTAACCGTGTGGCGCTTGcgttatataagaaatagtgcagtctatgtatttttttcaaaacgtGTTAATAGGACggtataaatgtttgttaattatacGAAATTTTCTTACTTAGATAGTAGATTACTAGACTGCATTACATTATAGAACTTCTTTCGTATTTTGAAGCTTTGATTAGATAGATTTTTGCCTCATTATTTGTAAGCgacaatacattattttatgtattaaagatTCATGAGagcatatttcataaatatgtgTTCCACTCGCGCAAACTTCATTATCACTTTAATAATAGAACAAAATAATCgtgcatataaaaatagtacctATTTGTAAGTTTACATGCACTATAGTCTATATTGTTTCCTGAAaatatgctttataatatgaaaactcGGTTCGATCCTCGATGGggacataaaatgttttcgcCTGTCAGGCCATAAATGCTCTAGATCGAGCGGAGTCAcgtaaaaataagttttctcTACGCTTATTTACGACCTCACAATTTTCATCTGTGAAGTATGGAgacaaagttttatatattgatattttagtcATGTAATACGTTATGTTATACAGCGTAGAAAAGTATATAACGTACAGAATGTTTTAAGTGGGATTTATGGTTAAGATTCAGtacaatatagttttaattttataattattacgtaacaatgttttaaaacaacaaattcaATTATCGGTCTACTAAACGTATGCAAAAGTTACTGTATTCAAATAGtttgtcttttaattttttacagaaGACAATCGAGGATTGAGAAATCGGCACTAAGCAGATCAAAATTTTTAGGTATTAACGTTTACGACTCATTTAATGTCTTATAACGAAAGTGGTATAACTGTTGGCATTTCAAGCAGGCCTTGATAACTTTATGTTGCAGTCGCATAGATAATCCTTTCGCTACAACTTTCGTTTTCGTTggttaaaacaaaagtttgtGGTTTGAAGTCGTGTAACTGAATTAGTTTAAATACCGATTGTCATGTTACTTTAAGTTttgcattattaaattaagtcaATATTATGGCAGTATATGTTTATAcagtaaaaaatttcattgtgaaagtttttttttagctgttttttcattacaaatattcaatatgaTCTTAcacttcaaattaattttactgcGAAAATACTGGGTGAATTTTCATGAAGATAGGAAGCAATTATCTTGTTGACACTGAAAACTTAGTATTTTAAACGGTttcacagacagacagagaacaCGAATTTAACACACAgggttttatttatctttcattttcattttatataaagttcaattaaatttacaaaaacgcTTTGATATGccttttcaatttgcaattgATCCGACGAAACGCGGTTAGCTctatgttttaatatgttaatgaAATTCTGAAATTCTTCCAATTAGTCAGATAAAGCAAACGAATGTCTTTAAGATAAGCCCTAACCTTTTTGCGAATATCTCCAAACACCTAATGGCTAATTAAAGTTTAGCCAATCGGTACCAGAGATGccaaagtatataaattaggtTTTTGTACAGTATTGCACGTTGCAGCGGCATTGCGTGTATAGACACTAGTTCACCTCGGTTGTTTGAGTGGAACGACCTAAATGCAGTCATACATATTTGATCGAGCTAGACGTTAATGAGTTTaagttcttaataaaaataaatgtgtcaaTCCGcactgtttttattaaatatctttcaTTGTGCAGGGTATTCGATATGATTGGTACATGTGCGATATGTCGATAGggttttaaaacgttttaggtttatttattagtgtaCTGGGTTGTTAcacgtaataaattattctaattaaagTCATCATTCTTGTATATTCGTAaagttttttctaaaatttttgACGCgtccattaattattatgcataCAGGTTCctacatagatatatattacataatcaaaaactaaaaatataagaaaatgaggcgttcatataattatcatacatatacatatacattacattaaaatttaatttagggGCCGCTATTTGATAACGCTTTGCAATATGaccttaatattaataagaaataacataacgcttttttaatttaagaaagcAAAAATGTCATGAGCttgtaatttaagattttatatgataCGTTTAAAAACGTAAGTCATTAACAACTACTTTAAATGATCTTCaacagtaaaattaatattgtatgacATCAAATGCAATATATCACGCCAGTTGTGATCGGTATTTAAGAAGCATTAAAGAaggatatatattttgtatcaatGATTAGCAAACTCGTTGAtcctgtttattttttacactttaatgtaatataatgttatacaaaaaccagtaaaatacatatatcataGTCGGctcttaaatgtatatatttagttagaTTATAAAAGTTCCTGTTTTACTCAGCATTGAAATTGAAGTGTATCTTAGTCGCAAAAGAAACGACGATAAAATTGAGGTCATTATAATGTtgcatttatacattaaaattatcttgaaATCGTATCGATTTAACGTAAACGCGTTTCCGACAATGTGTCAATAAGTTATCAACGCTTTATGCGCTCGTAGCTTTGTGTTGCGTAAATGCCAGTATATAcgatgcattaaaaataataattatagtgtattctattatctatctattatttatgaaattgatacagataataaaaataatactgaaaAGAGTTTTTAGTAACCTCGTCATAATTTCATCGGCTACCTTAAGAAAATTTTAGAGTaggtaaattttatcatttaaattccTAAGGACAAATACAACTTGAGGCCTTCATTTAGCCCTTTCAGTTGATACCCAGCATTTGACGTCGTTACACGTACTAAAGGAAAGggattgtatatatatattttatttattttattcatattaaataaagttatttttaatcattgcAACTAACTATTTTCTAATGTAAATTTCAAACtttcatgtaataaatatactttttatctttataaaggtgacgttttaattttggtttttaGCAATTCAtggttgtaaaataaaatcgtaacATATAGAAGATGTTTCTAAATTTTCCTACATATCATAAAGTATGAgtgataaagttattttataaactgctGTTACTATAATTTTGGGAATTTAATTCTGATAAACAGAAGTATTGTTTAAGAAAGTGCAGTTCATATGTAAACAGGTAAAAGTTttactaaatacatattgtCCTTTGATAAACAAAGAGGAAATATGTTTCTTCAAAAACCCTTTTATTCTTAATGAGTTTGACGGATAAAAGATAACAAGCAGTttactttgtaattataataagaatagatatagtaattatatataattagaaatagtaataaataaatataaataagactaTTAATAGTGTTGAGTAattaacgtaatttatttgtgactTACCATACAATGGTCCCACCATCAAAAGGTATAGAACAATTACAGATAAAATTTGCTTTCTCATCCCAAAAGCACGAGGGCGTACAGCTACCATCACAGTATTAGCTACCAAACTCAACACTTCCACAACTTTCCTTAAACTATGAGTCTCTAAGTCCATTGAATGTCTATCATCTTCTTGGGGTAAAACATCTTCTAATCTAAATAAACCGTAAAGAAACGAACATATGTGTAATACTAGgatcaaagaaaatataccATAATACCCTAACGCTTGCAGTGCGATTCCACTCAAAGCAGTCCCTGTTGGAGTCCCTAAGCTTACACATATCGTAGCTAAACCTAAACGAAACGTCCTGTTTTTTACAGTTGTCCTATCAGTCATGAAACTGTACATtcccataaatattataatatagctgCCGGTGAAGGCCGGAGGCAACGCTTCAATTAATGCAGTAGCAGTTAACGACAATTCATAAAAGTAATACGTAGCGAATAACAGTCCTATATTGGCAACTATCTCCCCCATAAATGGGAATAGTATGCATATCTTTCGTTTCTTAGTTTTATCGCTCCAAGCACCTATAAACAATACCATAACAGCGGGAATGGCTGTCTGCAGAGGGAACTTCCACGCTACGACCGTAGCTACTAACGATTGTACGTTATTCAACTCAGTACTGAGTCCCGTTGTATTCCTGTCTCTAATACGATCGCATATATCGTCTGGGTAGTTGAAGTTAACTCTGCACGACTTTTCCAAGTGCATATTTTGCACCGCGAGGGAGGAGAGCGCCGTGCACACCATGTACGTAAACAAGCATGGCTCGACCGTCGTTTCGCGGTATACGTACTTGATCTTTTTCAATTGGCGTTTCAATTTTTCCCGCCATGTCTCCTTTTCCTTGTTATCCGTCAGCCGTATGTTCGATTTCGTTAAGTCAATCGTACTGCATGTGTTAACCGCGCTTGCACTCATGTTAAAAGTGAGAGTTAGTAAAAGTGAAGGCACTGTTTGCTATTTGAACCACTCACAACACAACACTTGGTATGCGGTGCCACGGCCGATAGCGACTACTTAATCCGTGGCTTTCCGACTGTCGTTTTCAAAAACCAGAGTTGTTTATATCAGGTTGTAAATTGAAGAGCGATATGAGTGCGCGCCGCGTGCGAGGCGCTCGCATCTCGGCTGCTCCG
The Zerene cesonia ecotype Mississippi chromosome 14, Zerene_cesonia_1.1, whole genome shotgun sequence DNA segment above includes these coding regions:
- the LOC119831777 gene encoding uncharacterized protein LOC119831777; translated protein: MSASAVNTCSTIDLTKSNIRLTDNKEKETWREKLKRQLKKIKYVYRETTVEPCLFTYMVCTALSSLAVQNMHLEKSCRVNFNYPDDICDRIRDRNTTGLSTELNNVQSLVATVVAWKFPLQTAIPAVMVLFIGAWSDKTKKRKICILFPFMGEIVANIGLLFATYYFYELSLTATALIEALPPAFTGSYIIIFMGMYSFMTDRTTVKNRTFRLGLATICVSLGTPTGTALSGIALQALGYYGIFSLILVLHICSFLYGLFRLEDVLPQEDDRHSMDLETHSLRKVVEVLSLVANTVMVAVRPRAFGMRKQILSVIVLYLLMVGPLYGDSQVGYLYAIRKFNLDEVEYSVYGTINMTLGLTGTLFCISILSKKFDVQDSVIGGLAGVSRIAACFVLTFAPNRTWYYLAPVFNIFSSSGLTAVRSIATKSVPTEEVAKLSSIMGVMEALAPSIYMPTSSFIYVSTIETLPGAFYLFDAALTVFALGLFIVIYILVKKRNETLVTDPCRKEEFARTNEISRF